The Mercurialis annua linkage group LG8, ddMerAnnu1.2, whole genome shotgun sequence genome window below encodes:
- the LOC126660164 gene encoding probable indole-3-acetic acid-amido synthetase GH3.1, with amino-acid sequence MEIENNDISFLLGSREFKKDENVAQFIEEMTKKAGLVQENVLAEILELNKNVEYLKRFNLDGAMDLQTFKSKIPVVNYEDIRPDIRRIADGDQSDILTAYPISEFLISSGTSDCERKLIPITKQELARRQLLYSVLIPGVMNLSFSGLLEGKGLYFYYVKPETRTSGGLVAQPATSHYFRSDNFKSCLYNANIYTSPIESILCLDSYQSMYSQMLCGLLERNQVVRIGTIFASSLLRAISFLQLNWQDLLQDIMSGTLNNRITDPSIRERLDKVMKPDRELAEFIESECSKDNWKGIITRIWPNAKYIDVTITGGMAQHIPTLDYYSGGLPLVSTIYASSECFFGLNLNPFCKPSEVSYTIMPNMAYFEFLPHEPNSCGLNRESPPKLVNLADVEVGKEYEIVVTTFAGLYRYRVDDILRVTGFHNSAPQFHFVGRKNVLLGIDINEAELQNSIENASRLLHECNTSVTDYTCFADTNTNPGHFVIYLELSMNNSAESLSDDVLSQCCYATEESLNSMYRQGRFEYYWIGPLEIRVVKKGAFDELMDFVVSKGASMNQYKVPRFVSSTPIIELLDSRVVSSHFSPSLPHWNP; translated from the exons ATGGAAATTGAAAATAATGATATTTCTTTTCTGCTTGGTTCTCGAGAATTCAAGAAAGACGAGAATGTTGCTCAGTTTATAGAAGAGATGACTAAAAAAGCTGGGTTGGTTCAAGAAAATGTGTTGGCTGAGATTCTTGAATTGAACAAAAATGTTGAGTATTTAAAGAGATTTAATCTTGACGGAGCTATGGATTTGCAGACGTTTAAATCGAAGATACCCGTTGTTAACTATGAAGATATTCGACCTGATATTCGAAGAATTGCCGATGGAGATCAGTCTGATATCTTGACAGCTTATCCCATTTCTGAATTCTTGATTAG TTCTGGAACTTCAGATTGTGAAAGAAAACTTATACCAATAACTAAACAAGAGCTGGCTCGTCGCCAATTATTGTATAGTGTTCTCATACCAGGAGTTATGAATTT GTCTTTTTCTGGATTGCTAGAAGGAAAAGGTTTATACTTCTATTATGTCAAACCTGAAACAAGAACATCTGGTGGACTTGTAGCTCAACCTGCAACATCTCACTATTTCAGAAGTGACAATTTTAAATCTTGTCTATATAATGCTAATATCTACACTAGCCCCATCGAGTCGATCTTGTGTCTGGATTCCTATCAGAGCATGTACAGTCAGATGCTATGCGGACTTTTGGAGCGGAATCAAGTCGTCAGGATTGGTACAATATTCGCCTCGAGTCTTCTCCGTGCCATAAGCTTTCTTCAGCTTAATTGGcaggatcttcttcaggatATCATGTCAGGAACACTAAACAATCGCATTACTGATCCGTCTATCAGAGAACGCCTCGACAAGGTCATGAAACCTGATCGGGAGCTCGCGGAGTTCATCGAATCCGAATGCTCGAAAGATAATTGGAAAGGAATAATAACAAGAATTTGGCCTAATGCCAAATATATCGACGTGACGATTACGGGAGGAATGGCTCAGCATATTCCGACTCTTGATTACTATAGCGGCGGTTTGCCATTAGTTTCCACTATATATGCCTCATCGGAATGTTTCTTTGGTTTAAACTTGAATCCATTTTGCAAACCATCAGAAGTTTCTTATACCATCATGCCAAACATGGCCTATTTCGAGTTCTTACCTCATGAACCTAATTCGTGCGGGTTAAATCGTGAGTCGCCGCCTAAACTCGTTAACCTAGCAGATGTTGAGGTTGGTAAAGAGTACGAAATTGTTGTAACTACCTTTGCAGGTTTATATAGATACCGAGTTGATGACATCCTCCGAGTCACCGGGTTTCATAACTCAGCTCCTCAATTCCATTTCGTAGGAAGAAAGAACGTCTTACTCGGTATCGACATAAACGAAGCCGAGTTACAAAACTCTATAGAAAATGCATCTCGACTTTTGCACGAATGCAATACAAGCGTGACAGATTATACATGTTTCGCGGATACAAACACAAACCCTGGCCATTTTGTGATTTACTTGGAGCTATCGATGAATAATTCGGCTGAGTCACTGAGTGATGACGTATTGAGTCAATGTTGCTATGCGACGGAGGAATCATTGAACTCGATGTATCGACAAGGTCGGTTTGAGTACTATTGGATAGGTCCATTAGAGATAAGAGTTGTAAAGAAAGGAGCATTTGATGAGTTGATGGATTTTGTAGTATCAAAAGGGGCATCAATGAATCAGTATAAGGTACCAAGATTTGTGAGTTCAACACCAATAATAGAGTTGCTTGATTCAAGAGTTGTATCTTCACATTTTAGTCCATCTTTGCCTCATTGGAACCCATAA